One stretch of Pomacea canaliculata isolate SZHN2017 linkage group LG1, ASM307304v1, whole genome shotgun sequence DNA includes these proteins:
- the LOC112565866 gene encoding D-beta-hydroxybutyrate dehydrogenase, mitochondrial-like, which translates to MLHVLGALALAAVVLFLLNVIVRRRTVIPGGKAVLITGCDHGFGCMLAEALDILGYRVFAGCLNAAGDGAKELKQKTSSNLVIVQLDVTSDVQVAEARATVERSLDGCCMWAVINNAGIAAFAETEWCSLDAYQNMMDVNWMGTVRVTKTFLPLVRAARGRIINVVSLAGRIALPGFTSYSSSKFALIGFSDSLRREMIKFGVKVITIEPTLYRTALSDCDALTRQNERMWNMASEEVRHDYGETYFRSFLTKLKYVPAILPAKPERSCGRSCALGHLCVPLHPLRARPLQRSAAFRYLCFDAESFRRLRADYAA; encoded by the exons ATGCTTCACGTCCTTGGTGCTCTGGCTTTGGCAGCTGTCGTGCTTTTCCTTCTCAACGTTATCGTACGACGAAGAACGGTGATCCCTGGCGGGAAAGCAGTGTTAATAACAG GCTGTGACCATGGCTTTGGATGCATGCTAGCCGAAGCTCTGGACATTCTGGGTTACCGGGTGTTTGCCGGGTGTCTTAACGCTGCAGGAGATGGCGCGAAAGAGCTGAAACAGAAGACGTCATCAAATCTCGTCATCGTACAGCTTGACGTCACTAGCGACGTGCAAGTGGCTGAAGCAAGAGCCACAGTGGAACGTAGCCTGGATGGCTGCT GCATGTGGGCGGTGATCAACAATGCTGGCATCGCAGCCTTCGCAGAAACTGAGTGGTGTTCACTGGATGCCTACCAAAATATGATGGACGTCAACTGGATGGGTACTGTCCGGGTCACCAAGACTTTTCTTCCGCTGGTCCGTGCCGCTAGAGGACGCATCATCAATGTAGTTAGTCTAGCTG GACGTATAGCGCTTCCAGGCTTCACTTCATATTCTTCCTCCAAGTTCGCCCTCATCGGCTTTTCCGACAGCCTCAGACGTGAGATGATCAAGTTCGGGGTCAAAGTCATTACCATTGAACCCACGCTCTACAG AACTGCCCTGTCTGACTGTGACGCACTGACCCGCCAGAACGAGAGAATGTGGAACATGGCCTCGGAGGAAGTGCGTCACGACTATGGCGAGACCTACTTCCGGAGTTTTCTCACCAAGCTTAAATACGTTCCTGCGATTCTCCCGGCAAAACCTGAGAGAAGTTGTGGCCGATCTTGTGCACTCGGTCACCTCTGCGTACCCCTACACCCGCTACGTGCCCGCCCTCTTCAGCGCTCAGCTGCCTTCCGATACCTTTGCTTTGACGCCGAATCTTTTCGAAGACTTCGTGCTGACTACGCTGCTTAA